ACTTTTGAAAAATCATCATAAAATTCACAAGATGGGTAATCGTCCATAGATTCTGAATCATTTAAGAATTTATTACTGATTGGAACAGGAATGTAATAATGGCAGGTCTCGCATATTTTTTTCCCCATGATTTTTCTTACAAAAATCAGGCCATAATTGTGAGATGCTTTAAAGGTTCCATATAATTGTTGAGCTTTTAATACCGAAGCTAATGCTGTTAGTCTTGCTGAGAAATTCTGCTCTTTGGAATATTTTCTATTGATTTGAAACTTTTTACTATCGCCCAGTTTAATTACCATTTCAATTTCTCCAACTTTCCGACCTCCGGCTTTACCGAGACTAATTTGAATTTGATAACCCCTTTCAAGTGTAGATATATTTTTCTGAATCGTTTCTTGGATAGTTTTGTGGAAAGAGGATGTTTTAGAATTATATGAAATTCTCATTTTGGGACATCCCTTTAATATTTATAAGTATATTTATAACTTAGGATTGGTAAATTTAGTCTATGATATGGTATTCTCACCGTTTTACGCTTGGACCATTTCCTTTTAATCTAAAAATAGAGGTTCCCAACCATAGACCTAAATCTTGAATAATAAAAAAGTGAACGCGTCAATTAAAACCGGTGATCACTTGTTATCCAAACAGCTATCTATCTTTATGATATCTATAAAGAGACGATCTGGTCATGTCAGTTAGGATGTTCGAGGTCCTGATACTTACCGAACGATAGCAGTCAGCATTCAAAGTTCAAGGTATTATCAATATAGTGAAAGCTAAATCGGAAGATGTTCGTAATGTGCCAAAAACACCCTCAATAGAATTTGTCGCGGACAGAAGGATATATCCTCCTGTACCCATTGAATAATCAAATATTCAAATAATCCAATGATCCTTCATTGTCTTCGGGAACGCACCGCAAAACCCCGCATGTCGGTGGAGTGGCCTCGGTCGGGCCAGTGCTCGCCGACGTTGAGGAAGAAGAAGGGCCAGGCCGACGACGAATCTCTGGTCTCACCAGACCATACCCACCATCCAGTAGTTTTCAACAAAGGCGCCATGTTGCGGGTCCCGGCACCTTTTTGATTAAGCGTTCTGAGTTCATCCCTCGTCGGCATCCGCCAGCCACCACCGGCAACGTTCAGACTCTCAACCCATGCTTTGGCCTCATTCCAGTTTGTATTTCGATCAGGGCCAACATACCATTCGAGCTCCGTATTCTTATCGTAAACCACACCGGTGGCATAAGCTATAAAAGTGCCGTCTCTACCTGCTTCTTGCGCTTCGGAACCGCTAAAGCCCTCAGGAATGTCAGGTTTGGTCACCGAAGGCTTTACATTTTGCCAATAATTCAGCCGGGAGCGAGAATAGGTGCGCATTTCATCGTCTTGCTGGCTGTATGGGTTGTCCTGAGCTACAGCCGCAAGAAAACGTTGCCAGGCTGCCGCTTTCTGCTCAGATGACAAATAGGTATCCTCGTCGATTTTCTTGACCTGCTGGTATTCATGCTCACGGGCCTGCTGCCATTGATTCCAGCTTTCCACGGCCTTGCGCTTGTCTTCTGAAGCCTTCAAAATATCATCTAAGGCCGTCTCGGTCTGACCGGGCATTACAACCTGCTCAGATGGCACCGAAGTCGGTTTTTCAGTAACGGCACCGGAACTTGATAATTTGAATATAAAATCTCCCCGGGATAGTTCGGGTGTCCGAATTTTGCCATACTGTGGGTGTTGGGCGCTGTGAGTATTCTGGATGACTTTATCGGAAAGATACATCCCTAACTCCGAACCAGTAATATACCCGTCTCGTGTAAGATCAGCGTCTCCCTCCAGACCTATGAGAAGGCAACGTTTGAACATGCTGCGGTCCGGGACGGTTTCGTTCTCTGTGCCAGCGGTAATATACTGTCGTACCGGCAGGGAACTCTTTTCAGAAATGTCTTGGGGGACTGCCCGTACAAGTGAAAATAGTGAACCTGAAAAGCAAGAGTCAAATAGCATGAGAACGTGCTTGGAGCGAATCCGTAACGAATATGCTTCGATGTCCTTCATACTAATAGCCTTGTTCACAAATCCTTCGGGATCATTCCGTAACAAGGGGCAGTCCTTTGGAATGATGTATCCCAAGCTGGTTCCGTCGGCTAATTTTTCAGTTTCCCCATGCCCGGCATAATAAAAAAGGAGGGCACGGTCTGTTTCACGCCCGTCCTTGTAAGCCAGATCATTGATAGCTTTTTTGAGCTGCAGGGAATTAGGGTTTTCTATAATGTTGACCTGAAAACCCAGGCGCCTCAGAGATACAGCGACTTTCCGGGCGTCCTGCACAGCATTAGGTAGGTCCGGCCAAAAATCGTAATCTCCACATCCCACCACCAAAGCATGATACCCGGAATAAAGCTGTATCTCTTTAACAGTACCGGTGGATGTCTTGGCTTTTACCGTAATACCCCTAGAAGCAGCATGGACCGGGAAAGTAATAAGCAGGGCACACAGAGTAAACGCGAGCAGGGGAAGCGTCAGGATTTTAATTCGGTAAACATCCATGCCTGCCTCTATCTGTTTATGGTTGGCAATTTATAAGCCCGAGAGAAAATGAAGATTGTGTTTCAAATTGAAGAAGTTATAGAAAAGTCAGACCAATATGTCAATAAAGACTGTAAAATACCATCATAGATGGGTATGGTTCTTAGACGGTTTCTTTGGATTTTGGGCATATCTTGCCAAACCCTGTAAATATCGATGACGTCAAAATCTTGTGATATGTGTTATGGGGGTATTCACATTGGCAAACAGAGATCGCCCACCTCAGTTCGCATATACACATTCATTTCACTTTGTTGGTGTTATAATGCTTAGAAATCGTTGGGCCGAGGTTTGCATACATTAAATTTTTGCCAGTTCTAACTTCAACTCCAGCCTGGCATTTAGTTTTGCCTTTAGTTTTTTGAGGAAGGTGGCCCTAGACGGAAGGACCGGGGGACGTTCGTGCAGAACGTGATTTACCAAAGTACCAGAAAGCCAATTGACATCTGTATGATTATGGTGTATGAGTATATGTTATGAAAAGAACGACGCTTATCCTAGAAGATGCCTGTATTGAAGGGGTTCGGGAACTTGCCCGCCGAGAGGGTCGCCAATTGTCCCAGGTTGTCAATGAACTGCTCACTGAAGGACTTATGAGCCGAAAGGAGAAGCGGCGCAGCAATTTTAAGCTGCACTCCTTTACCATGGGACGTCCTCGTGTCAATCTGGCAGACAGAAATGCCCTTGAAGCGCTGATGGATTCCTAATGGCAGGGATCATTGATACAAATATCCTGCTGTATGCGGTCAATCGAGATGCTGAAGAGCATCCCAGGGCCGTTGATTTTCTGACAGCGGCCGGAACGAGCCATGACCGTTGGTATTTTACAGAAGGCATTTTATACGAATTTTTTCGTGTGACTACCCATCCGAAAGTCTTCGACCGTCCCTTGACATGGCGCGAAGCACTTCAGTTTCTGGAGCCCTTTCTCCAGAGTCCAAACTTCGATATTGTTCATGCCGGGGAAAAACATTGGGAATTTTTAGAACACATTCTCAGCGAACTGAATCATCCTTCCGGCAATCTTTTTTTCGATATCCGAACCGCAGCCCTTATGCGTGAACATGGGATTCGCGAAATTTATAGTGCAGATACCGATTTCCTCCAATTTTCAGGTATAAAGGTTATCAACCCGGTGAAAAGCCCCTCACATTTTTCATAAAAATATGTTGAAATATTTCAGCTTTTCTGGGTTTTTATCAGGAAAAGGCGGATATATCTTGGGTCCAGATCTTTTTTTGACACTTCTCCTAATTCGCTCTCGATCTCGCTGAAAAGACGCTCCAGGGTTTGGCCCAGTTTTTGTGAGATCTCGTAAGGGGTGAGCCCGGTCCGGTCCGAAAGCCAGCTCAAAAGCGCTGCTTTCATGGCCGGGCTTGTTTTGCGCGGTTTGGCTTTGCCGACCCAGAGATCGTCAAAGAAGCGCCTGAATTCATCTATGCTCAAGGGTGCCGGCGTCTTTGAAAGGCCGAGATGGTGTCGGGCCCAGAGAGTCAGGAGAAAATTTTTATGGGTTAGGAATCCTTGTAAAATCGGCTCCGGCTTTACGGCCATCAGCGCCAAAAGTTCGTCAACCTGGATAATTTCATTTAAGAGTTTCTCAGTCTTTTTGATATCGTCGGTTGAAACAAATTCCCGGTAGAGCACACCAGTTTCATAGTTATCAAAAAACAGAGGTTTTTTTAATAAAAGTCCCCCTAACACACCCAGGCCTTCTTGATCCCAGAAGCTAAGCAGCAGCCCTTCTTTTTCAAACCAGCTTGTTTTTCGCCAGCGCTCAACGCGCCATTTGAGTTCCAGAGCAAGTCCGTAGCCCACCTTGAAAATCGCGGAAAGCGCATATTTTTGCACCAGGGACGTGGCCCGGTTTAGGTCAAACGGCCGGCCTTCCTGGATCGCTAAGCGTTCAAGCCCGACATTGATATATCCGCAGGCCTTTTTGACGATATGTTTTAAGGCCTCCCTGTCCCTGACAATCTTTTGGTCAGCGGATACAATCTGATTGCACAGGCCGGCAAATTCAGTCTGAACCTGCTCCAGGACACTTTCCGTCTCTATGCGTTTCAAGGCTCTGGTGAAAAGATTATCTTCTTTTAACATACCGGCAGGATAGAGCGGAACCGGAAGAAGCAGCCCGCGGTCCCGGTCTGCCGGAGTATACTTTACACCCAGCTTTTTAACATCCTGCGGTTTCAGGGGCTGGTAAATGCCAACGGCCTCTTCAAACGGCATAAAGCCTTTTTCGGCCAACCTGACATTTCGCAACCGATAGGCTTCTTCTATAGTTTCGGCCGGAATAACACTTGCAGATTCGAGCAGGACTTTCTGGTAAATGATGTGATCGTATTCCGCCAGGGCTTTAAAAAAATTTAACAGAAAATCATCACGATGCTCTTGACTGGTTTGATCGAATTCACCGTCGTCTGAATCCCGCTTAAAAACATCCTCACGAAACCGGATGTAAATCATATCGTCAAACGTAAAAAAATCTTCTCCGAATTCGGATGGGTCCTGATCATGTTCCCTGATTTTTATCTCGATGTTTTTGAACAGGTAGAATTCCCCGAACTCGACTTTCTCATCCAGAAACCATTTGATAAAACGTTTGGGGTTGACTTTTAAGAGCAGATCGAACCACCGGGTAACGGAACCTGAATCAATTCGGTCCTTTTCCCATACTTCCATATCAACAAGATACTCCCACTGCCGGTTCGATGCCAGCGATAACAGCGCAAGCGAATCTTCGATCCCGATGTCGTGAATCAGAAAATAGAAGTCTTCTTCTGGAAAAGAATGAACCAAAGCTGCCGGCTCCGGCACATTTAAAATCGCATCCAGAGCTTTTTCCGACGACAGCTTCAGGATTTCTCTTCTCTGCCGCGCCAGGGTTTCAAACCGTTCGATCGCTTTTTTATTGTCAGTGTCTTCAGTCATAATGCCTGTTCTCAACCCCCGTTTTTTTTGAATGCCAGGGGGCAAATTTAAAAAGCAGCAGCATCCCCGGAGCGGCTATGATCGTACAGGATATAAAGAAACTTTCCCATCCCAGATTTTTGGCCAGATAACCGGTTGGGGCCGAGGCCAAAACCCTAGGAACCCCCATCAGGCTGCTCAGCAGCGCGTATTGCGTGGCGGTAAATTTTTTATTGGTAATGCTTGCCATAAATGCAACATAGGCGGCGGTCCCCATGCCGCTGCTCAGATTTTCAAAGGCGATGACTGCCGACAAAACACCAACACTGCTGCCGACCCGGGCCAGAATCGCAAAGCAGGCCGTGGATATGGCCTGAAGGAACCCGAAAATCCAGAGGCTGCGGTTGATCTCAAGACGAAGCATCAGCATGCCGCCGATCAGACTCCCGGCAACGGTGGCCCAGAAACCGAACAATTTAACCACCGCCCCGATCTGGGTTTTGGTAAACCCGATATCCAGATAAAAAGGCGTGGTCATGGCACTGGCCATGGTATCGCCGATTTTATAAAAAAGGATAAAGGCCAGAATCCAGATGGCATCCTGCCTGCTGAAATAATCTGCCAGCGGATCGAAAAGAGCTTCCTTCATGGTCCGGGGAGTTCCGGCGACAATTTCAGGCTCCGGTGCCAGGAGGGTAGTTAAAACACCGGGCAGCATACAGGCTGCCATAATGAGATAGACCATGGAAAACGATAGGTGGTCCGCCATAATCAGGCCGCCGCCGGATGCCAGCAGCATCCCCAGCCGATATCCGTTGATATAAAAAGAGGATCCGAGCCCCAACTCTTCATCCGGAAGATCTTCCCGGCGATAGGCATCCACCACAATATCCTGGGAGGCGCTGAAGAAGGTGACCAGAAAGGCAGCAACGGCGACCATCCAGGGTGCTTTGCCGGGGTCGGTGAAGCCCAGGCCGGCAATTGAAAAAGTCAGGGCCGCCTGCACAATTAGCAGCCAGCCTCTTCGGCGCCCCAGAAAAGGGAGGGTAAAACGGTCCATAAGGGGCGCCCAGACAAATTTCAAGGTATAGGGCAGGCCTACCAGAGCCATCATTCCGATGACGGTCAGGTCGACGCCTTCGTCTTGCATCCAAGCCTGCAACACCGATAGGGTGAGCAGCAGCGGAAGGCCGCAGGCAAAGCCCATAATAAAGGCAACCAGCATGCGGCTGCTGAAGACGACGCTGAGGATAGATTCCCGGTTTTCAGGCACCACTGATTTCTGGATGGTTTTCCTCTTCCAAATCCGACGGAGTTACGATCGGACCATGCTTGTCTTTTAAGCCTATCAAACCTCTGCGCTGTTCGCGCAGGGCCTGGAAAAAATTCTCGGGGATGTCCGCTTCTTTGCCGTATGTGTCTATCTGCAGGTCTATTCTTTGCAGGATGTTGTCTAGATACAGCGAAAACTGCCTGGTATACAATTGGTGTGTATACTCTTTGTCAATGATCGCTTTAAACAGCTTTTTAAGATCTTCAAACTTCGGGAGATATCCGATGGGTGTCTCAATGGCATCCACTTCCTTGTGAACTCTTCTTTCCAGCCAGCCCAGCCAGACTTTTACATCTCTTTTTTCACCCAGAAGGTTTCTGGATGTGCCGCCCCGGGACTCGTCGGTCAAGAAATAATTCAAACCGGCCATAACCGGCTTGTATTCTTCGGCAATATCTTTGTGTCCGAAGAATTTGAACTGGGCATCCATATAATCCCCTAAAGCTCCGGGAATAAACGGCGCATTGGCCCAGGGTGCCCGCTTAACGCCGGAGGCCCCAACCTCCGTTGCCGTTGCCGCCGATACGATGGTGGCGCCGATGACGACGCCGTGGTCTGAATTTTTGGCAACCCATACCGGCGGCATGGTATCGCTGTCTCTGCCGCTGTAGGTAATCACCCGGACTTCCACACCGGCGGGATCTTCGGTTCTTTCGGAATAATTTGCCAGGGCTTTGGAAGTCAGCGTGCAGCGTGCATTGGGATGGGAAATCGGAACCGGGTTGCCGCGTTCATCCACTTTGCCGGCTTCCCACGGCCCTTGAAAATTTATACCTTTTTGCGGGAGAGCCTCACCGCTTCCGGTCCAGTAAGGCACCCCGTTTTCAGCGATCAGCACGTTGGACCATATCACCTCCGTGCCGGGATTCCGGAGAAGCTCCATCAGCCGGGGATCACCTTCCCAGTTCACATCCTCCAGAATGCCGAAGATGCCGACTTCGGGATTGATGGCCCGGATGATGCCGTTTTTATCGCGCCACATTTGAGCCAGGTCATCGCCGACAAAATGATTGCCGGCCATAGCGGTCGTTGTCTTTCCGCACCCGCTGGGCGCGGCGCCGGTGAACCAGGTGATGCGTCCGCCTGGTTCTTCAATGCCGGTAATAAACATATGTTCCGACAGCTCATTGCCCCTGTTTTGATATACGGCCTTGTCGACTGAAAATCTGTGATTCCCTTTTTTCAACAGCAAGGTATTGCCGGCATACGAGCAGTTGACACTGTAAGTCGTCCGATCACTTCGGTCCATATATACCCTGGCGTTGGGCAGTTCTTTGGCGCAGTATAAACCTTCACTGTGTATATTGGTATAGAAGTGCCCCAGGCGCTTTACCTCGCGGTCGAAAACCTCAAACGCATTGCGATAAAGGATTTCCGCACTGTGAGACACATAGGCGGAACTGGTAAGTTCCAGTGCCGGATTTGAGCCGAAAGATCCAATCGGACCGCGCATGTAGCACCCGATGATCATGGTCTTGCCGACCATGATGCCGTGCATTTTTTCTTGTAAGTCCTTTAAGGCTTCCTTGCGAAGCATCTTGTTGGCCAGCGAACTGACCTTTTCGTCTTCATCGATGATATAATAGGTCCGATCGATGATCCGGCCCTGTTCCTCCTTGAGATCGAAGTGGATGGTATGGTTTTTCATCGGAAGTCCTTTTTCCGCACCTTTTTCGATCGCCAAATCGCGAATAAATTGTTTATCCGCTTCAGAGCCGGTATTGACAAAAATGGAATCCGGCCGGCACATGGCCACGGCATTGGCGATTTTGATCAGAACTTCCGGAGTCTTGACCTGTCGTATTTTGGAGAAATTGGCTGCATCCATCCGGTTTTCAAAGAGCTGCATAGCCTCTTTTATGGTGGCAACGCCGCCAATTTGTTTGGCGATATCCATTTTTTTTATTATGGACGCCATCTCATTTTCCCTCTTTGGTTTTACGAATTTGTCCCACGGCAAATATGTTACAAAGAATGCTGCGGCTTTACAGGTTCGAAGCAGCCGACAATAACATCTTTCAGACTTCTTTTGGGAACGTGATGGACTCCTTTTGCATCCCGCCAGTATCTGATACTGCCGTCAATTCCGACATTCTCCAAAACGATACTTTCTTTAGGCGCTCCAATTGCAAGGACCAGCAGGATTTCATACTGCGGCGGGGTGTTAAGAATACTTTTTAGTTTTGAGCGGTTGATCGAAGCGATCATGCAGCCGGCAAGCCCCTTTTCGGTGGCACCCAAGAGAATGCTCTGGCCGGCAATGCCGTGATCGCAGCCGAAATCTTTGGCAACGGCGGTGTCACCCAGAATAACGATATAGGCCGGGGGACGCTCGCCTTCTTCAGGACCCGGCCAGTCTTGAAGATATCCTGCCCAGCCCAGGCAAGCAAAGATCTGCTCATTGATTCGAGGGTCGCAGACAAGAACATAGCGCAACGGCTGGAGGTTCGCTGCCGAGGCCGACAGCCTGGCAAGATCTACCAGCTCCTGCAATGTTTCCAGAGTTACACCGCGGTCCTGGTGGTACCGCCGGCAGCTTCTGTTTTTTCTAATGAGGTCTTCGATCATTTTGCTTATTGCTCTATTTAAACCGTGCAGGGACCTGCATTTGTTGTTGAATCCAAATCAGAACCTTGTCAAACTCATCTTTGAGCTGAGCCAGCGCCTTTCCCCTGTGGCTGACACGGCTCTTTTCCTCCATGGTCAATTCTGCAAAAGTTTTGTTCAGCGGCGGATAAAAGAACACCGGATCATACCCGAAGCCGTTGGAACCCGACGGCTTATCTGCGACCAGGCCTTCGCAGCGGGCTTCATATGTCAGGGCCTGGCCGGCTGGAACGGCAATCGAGATGACACATTCAAACGCGGCCTTGCGGTTGGATTTTGCCTTCATTTCCTCAAGCAGCTTTAAACATCGTTCTTCATCGGTGGCACTTGCTCCTGCATACCGGGCAGAATGAACGCCGGGAGCGCCTTGGAGCGCATCGACCAACAGTCCGGAGTCGTCCGCCAGTGCCGGCAGTCCCAGAGTTCTGGCAGTAAAACTTGCCTTTTGGTATGCATTCTCGTCAAAGGTGGTGCCGTCTTCCTCCACAGCCGGTATCGGGCCGAAATCATCAAGATTTTTGATCGTAACGTTAAATTCTTTTAACAGGTCTCTTATTTCTGCGGTTTTGCCTCGGTTTTGCGTGGCAATAACCAGAATCATCCCTTTATGCATGGCATCCCCGACTTTCGCTCGATAGAGGTCTCATTTTCGGCTTCGGTTGTTTCAGCCCGATATTTTTCGAAGAACAAGCTAATTTTATAAATCAAGGCAAAGATTTTGTAAAGTTTTTTGAAGCTTTTGGTCCTGTTGATAGCGCGCTCAATGCCTGACCCGGACGGGATGGGATTGGCGCTAGCTGTTGCGGATCCATCGCCCGGCATCTTATAGAAAGTGCTTTACACTACAAACGGTGCTGGTGTATTAATCGCTCAGAAACACTAATACCTGAATCTTGCATGAAAATTAATGAGAATCTTTACATTATTTGAATTATGAAAACCCCCTGTTCGTGCAAAAACAGGTAATAATACGTCAAGGTAGATGCCATGCACAAGCTTTTAAACAACCGGCCCGGACAAAAAATGCTGCTTCTCGGCAATGAAGCCATCGCCCGGGGAGCGATTGAGGCGGGTGTCGCGGTTGCCACCACATATCCGGGAACACCCTCTTCTGAAGTTTCATTGAACTTTTTTCAGATATCTTTGGAAACCGATCTGTATTTTGAATACAGTACCAATGAAAAGGTGGCGCTTGAAGTGGCGGCAGCCGCCGCCAATTCAGGAGTGCGCAGCATGTGCGTAATGAAGCATGTGGGCCTTAATGTGGCGGCAGACACGCTGTTGACACTGGCCTATGTGGGTGTCAAAGGCGGCCTGGTGATCGTTTCAGCAGACGACCCTTTCATGTTTTCCAGCCAGAACGAACAGGATAACCGTTACTATGCCAAGCTTGCCGGGCTGCCCATGCTTGAACCCTCTTCAGCCCAAGAAGCCAAAGATATGGTATCTTATGCGTTTGATCTTTCCGAACAGTTGCAGGAGCCGGTGATTTTCAGAACCACAACCCGCATCAACCATTCCACTGAAGCCGTTGTTCTGGGCGACATTCAAGACCTAAAAACCACCGGTGATTTTTCAAAAGATCCGTTTAACTATGTGACCGTGCCGGCGGTTTCCAGAAATCTTCATGTCAAGCTGTTAAGCCGGCTGGAGCAGGCTGAAGCGATCTCCAATGGTTCCAGGTATAATTTCATCCAGGGAGAAGGCGCCGGGGGCATCATCTGCAACGGCGTCAGTTACAAATATGTTTCGGATGCGGTCAAAGACCTGAACATAGCGGATAAAGCCAAAGTACTTCGTATCGGGTTTTCGCATCCGATGCCTAGCGCCTTGATCAAAAGTTTTCTGCAAGGGTGTGAAAAGGTATTGGTCGTTGAGGAAGGGGAACCTTACATGGAAGCGGCGGTCAAGGCTTTTGCCCAGGAGGAAGGGCTGACGCTGCCCATCAAAGGTAAAGACAAAGATCTGTTTTCCCGTCTTTATGAATTGAGTCCGGCACTGGTAAGGCAGTGTCTGGCCGCATACTTTGGGGTAGGCTATACACCGGTGCCGGTCCCTGATCTTTCCGATCTGCCCGATCTTCCGCAGCGACCGCCCACTCTCTGTGCCGGGTGTTCCCACCGGGCCACATTTTATGTGATAAAAAAGGCTGCCAAAGGGATGGAGACGATTTGCCCGACCGACATCGGTTGCTATACACTAGGGTTTCTGCCGCCCCTGGCCATGGGAGACTTTTTAATATGCATGGGATCTTCGGTTGGAACTGGGTGCGGTTTTTCAAAAGTAACCAACAAAAAGGTCATTTCCTTTATCGGTGATTCCACGTTTTTTCATTCCGGAATACCTGGTTTGATCAATGCAGTCTTT
This genomic stretch from Candidatus Desulfatibia profunda harbors:
- a CDS encoding caspase family protein, whose translation is MDVYRIKILTLPLLAFTLCALLITFPVHAASRGITVKAKTSTGTVKEIQLYSGYHALVVGCGDYDFWPDLPNAVQDARKVAVSLRRLGFQVNIIENPNSLQLKKAINDLAYKDGRETDRALLFYYAGHGETEKLADGTSLGYIIPKDCPLLRNDPEGFVNKAISMKDIEAYSLRIRSKHVLMLFDSCFSGSLFSLVRAVPQDISEKSSLPVRQYITAGTENETVPDRSMFKRCLLIGLEGDADLTRDGYITGSELGMYLSDKVIQNTHSAQHPQYGKIRTPELSRGDFIFKLSSSGAVTEKPTSVPSEQVVMPGQTETALDDILKASEDKRKAVESWNQWQQAREHEYQQVKKIDEDTYLSSEQKAAAWQRFLAAVAQDNPYSQQDDEMRTYSRSRLNYWQNVKPSVTKPDIPEGFSGSEAQEAGRDGTFIAYATGVVYDKNTELEWYVGPDRNTNWNEAKAWVESLNVAGGGWRMPTRDELRTLNQKGAGTRNMAPLLKTTGWWVWSGETRDSSSAWPFFFLNVGEHWPDRGHSTDMRGFAVRSRRQ
- a CDS encoding XTP/dITP diphosphatase, with the translated sequence MHKGMILVIATQNRGKTAEIRDLLKEFNVTIKNLDDFGPIPAVEEDGTTFDENAYQKASFTARTLGLPALADDSGLLVDALQGAPGVHSARYAGASATDEERCLKLLEEMKAKSNRKAAFECVISIAVPAGQALTYEARCEGLVADKPSGSNGFGYDPVFFYPPLNKTFAELTMEEKSRVSHRGKALAQLKDEFDKVLIWIQQQMQVPARFK
- a CDS encoding AmpG family muropeptide MFS transporter → MLVAFIMGFACGLPLLLTLSVLQAWMQDEGVDLTVIGMMALVGLPYTLKFVWAPLMDRFTLPFLGRRRGWLLIVQAALTFSIAGLGFTDPGKAPWMVAVAAFLVTFFSASQDIVVDAYRREDLPDEELGLGSSFYINGYRLGMLLASGGGLIMADHLSFSMVYLIMAACMLPGVLTTLLAPEPEIVAGTPRTMKEALFDPLADYFSRQDAIWILAFILFYKIGDTMASAMTTPFYLDIGFTKTQIGAVVKLFGFWATVAGSLIGGMLMLRLEINRSLWIFGFLQAISTACFAILARVGSSVGVLSAVIAFENLSSGMGTAAYVAFMASITNKKFTATQYALLSSLMGVPRVLASAPTGYLAKNLGWESFFISCTIIAAPGMLLLFKFAPWHSKKTGVENRHYD
- a CDS encoding phosphoenolpyruvate carboxykinase (GTP), coding for MASIIKKMDIAKQIGGVATIKEAMQLFENRMDAANFSKIRQVKTPEVLIKIANAVAMCRPDSIFVNTGSEADKQFIRDLAIEKGAEKGLPMKNHTIHFDLKEEQGRIIDRTYYIIDEDEKVSSLANKMLRKEALKDLQEKMHGIMVGKTMIIGCYMRGPIGSFGSNPALELTSSAYVSHSAEILYRNAFEVFDREVKRLGHFYTNIHSEGLYCAKELPNARVYMDRSDRTTYSVNCSYAGNTLLLKKGNHRFSVDKAVYQNRGNELSEHMFITGIEEPGGRITWFTGAAPSGCGKTTTAMAGNHFVGDDLAQMWRDKNGIIRAINPEVGIFGILEDVNWEGDPRLMELLRNPGTEVIWSNVLIAENGVPYWTGSGEALPQKGINFQGPWEAGKVDERGNPVPISHPNARCTLTSKALANYSERTEDPAGVEVRVITYSGRDSDTMPPVWVAKNSDHGVVIGATIVSAATATEVGASGVKRAPWANAPFIPGALGDYMDAQFKFFGHKDIAEEYKPVMAGLNYFLTDESRGGTSRNLLGEKRDVKVWLGWLERRVHKEVDAIETPIGYLPKFEDLKKLFKAIIDKEYTHQLYTRQFSLYLDNILQRIDLQIDTYGKEADIPENFFQALREQRRGLIGLKDKHGPIVTPSDLEEENHPEISGA
- the iorA gene encoding indolepyruvate ferredoxin oxidoreductase subunit alpha encodes the protein MHKLLNNRPGQKMLLLGNEAIARGAIEAGVAVATTYPGTPSSEVSLNFFQISLETDLYFEYSTNEKVALEVAAAAANSGVRSMCVMKHVGLNVAADTLLTLAYVGVKGGLVIVSADDPFMFSSQNEQDNRYYAKLAGLPMLEPSSAQEAKDMVSYAFDLSEQLQEPVIFRTTTRINHSTEAVVLGDIQDLKTTGDFSKDPFNYVTVPAVSRNLHVKLLSRLEQAEAISNGSRYNFIQGEGAGGIICNGVSYKYVSDAVKDLNIADKAKVLRIGFSHPMPSALIKSFLQGCEKVLVVEEGEPYMEAAVKAFAQEEGLTLPIKGKDKDLFSRLYELSPALVRQCLAAYFGVGYTPVPVPDLSDLPDLPQRPPTLCAGCSHRATFYVIKKAAKGMETICPTDIGCYTLGFLPPLAMGDFLICMGSSVGTGCGFSKVTNKKVISFIGDSTFFHSGIPGLINAVFNNHNFTLVILDNGTTAMTGHQPHPGVDMKELNLDGYGRISIEDIVRAAGVSHVTVIRPYRIKKSIQAVKEALNYKGVSVVISQEPCTLYARGLKKLREKPFFVGEKCKNHKDCINELACPAFFIQNNRVKIDPALCVGCTVCAQVCPENAILPIKDGV
- a CDS encoding PIN domain-containing protein gives rise to the protein MAGIIDTNILLYAVNRDAEEHPRAVDFLTAAGTSHDRWYFTEGILYEFFRVTTHPKVFDRPLTWREALQFLEPFLQSPNFDIVHAGEKHWEFLEHILSELNHPSGNLFFDIRTAALMREHGIREIYSADTDFLQFSGIKVINPVKSPSHFS
- a CDS encoding nitroreductase family protein, which produces MIEDLIRKNRSCRRYHQDRGVTLETLQELVDLARLSASAANLQPLRYVLVCDPRINEQIFACLGWAGYLQDWPGPEEGERPPAYIVILGDTAVAKDFGCDHGIAGQSILLGATEKGLAGCMIASINRSKLKSILNTPPQYEILLVLAIGAPKESIVLENVGIDGSIRYWRDAKGVHHVPKRSLKDVIVGCFEPVKPQHSL